In Nicotiana tabacum cultivar K326 chromosome 2, ASM71507v2, whole genome shotgun sequence, the following proteins share a genomic window:
- the LOC107780258 gene encoding putative WRKY transcription factor 2 isoform X4, with translation MGGFDDHVAIMGDWMPPSPSPRSFFSSLLGDDIGSRSTFEFPNENQRGNLASEPQEHVGISDGAQADATTVKSDQKMSSRGGLLERMAARAGFNAPKLNTESLRPADLSQNQGVRSPYLTIPPGLSPTSLLESPVFLSNSLVQPSPTTGKFQFASGIESRNSTFMMEDPDKRKENALESINSSSFSFKPVPETAPSLFPGTTSRVNSSNISQQCFPNIKVSVHSQNSLLSHSVEATQMQTQSEKGLHQSSDFPRFSAEKGVRDSNVTPESRNFQSVGSNMEHSPPLDEPQDEEIDQRVGGDPNVVGAPAEDGYNWRKYGQKQVKGSEYPRSYYKCTHPNCPVKKKVERSHEGHITEIIYKGAHNHPKPPPNRRSALGSTNSLGELQLDGAEQGVSGSNGDLGRANIQKAPDAGGLDWRNNNLDVTSSAHLGSAYCNGSASFPVQNNTQLESGGAVDVSSTFSNDEDEDDRGTHGSVSQGYDGEGDESESKRRKLETYSTDMSGATRAIREPRVVVQTTSEVDILDDGYRWRKYGQKVVKGNPNPRSYYKCTSAGCNVRKHVERASHDLKSVITTYEGKHNHDVPAARNSSHVNSGASNTLPAPVTAPPAQSHLHRPEPAQLQNAMARFDRQPSLGSFGPTPGYSYGINQQGLASLAMAGFHPNQSKSQQQIPVHSYLGQPRPMHDGGFMFPKEEPKAEPMSDPGLDLSNGSSIYQQFMSRLPLGPQM, from the exons ATGGGTGGGTTCGATGACCATGTTGCCATTATGGGAGATTGGATGCCTCCAAGCCCAAGTCCAAGATCATTTTTCTCTTCACTGCTAGGTGATGATATTGGGTCAAGATCAACTTTTGAGTTCCCAAATGAGAATCAACGTGGAAACTTAGCTTCTGAGCCTCAAGAGCATGTTGGCATTTCTGATGGAGCACAAGCTGATGCAACGACAGTGAAGTCTGACCAGAAAATGAGCTCTCGCGGAGGACTCTTGGAAAGAATGGCAGCTAGAGCTGGTTTTAACGCCCCAAAACTGAACACGGAGAGCCTTAGACCTGCTGATCTGTCGCAGAATCAGGGCGTTCGTTCTCCTTATTTAACTATTCCTCCTGGTCTTAGTCCAACATCTCTGCTGGAGTCTCCTGTTTTCCTCTCAAATTCACTG GTGCAACCATCTCCAACAACTGGAAAATTTCAATTCGCCTCAGGCATCGAGAGTAGAAACTCGACATTTATGATGGAGGATCCTGATAAGAGGAAAGAGAATGCTTTAGAGAGTATCAATTCATCGTCCTTTTCTTTTAAGCCAGTTCCAGAGACTGCTCCATCTCTGTTTCCTGGCACGACCAGCAGA GTGAACTCGTCCAATATTTCTCAGCAATGCTTTCCAAACATTAAGGTTTCAGTTCATTCGCAGAACTCTCTTCTATCTCACTCTGTGGAAGCTACACAAATGCAGACTCAGAGCGAGAAGGGACTTCATCAATCATCTGATTTCCCTAGATTTTCTGCTGAGAAGGGTGTCAGGGATAGTAATGTCACACCAGAGTCAAGGAACTTTCAATCAGTTGGTAGTAATATGGAGCATTCTCCACCTCTTGATGAGCCACAAGATGAGGAAATTGATCAAAGAGTGGGTGGAGATCCAAATGTTGTTGGTGCCCCAGCTGAGGATGGTTATAATTGGAGAAAATACGGGCAGAAACAAGTTAAAGGGAGCGAGTATCCTCGGAGTTATTATAAGTGCACGCATCCAAATTGTCCGGTCAAGAAGAAAGTGGAGCGATCTCACGAGGGTCATATTACCGAGATTATATACAAGGGAGCCCACAATCACCCAAAACCGCCGCCCAACCGTAGATCAGCCCTTGGATCCACAAATTCACTCGGTGAACTACAGCTAGACGGTGCAGAGCAAGGTGTAAGTGGTTCTAATGGTGATCTGGGTCGGGCAAACATTCAGAAAGCACCTGATGCTGGAGGTCTTGATTGGAGGAACAACAACCTTGACGTAACGTCGTCAGCACACTTGGGCTCTGCATACTGCAATGGATCAGCCTCTTTTCctgttcaaaataacacccagtTGGAATCAGGGGGTGCAGTAGATGTGTCGTCGACTTTTTCaaatgatgaagatgaagatgatcgTGGGACTCATGGAAGTGTATCACAAGGTTATGACGGTGAAGGAGATGAGTCAGAGTCAAAAAGAAG GAAGCTCGAGACTTACTCTACAGATATGAGTGGTGCCACTAGAGCCATCAGGGAGCCAAGGGTTGTGGTGCAAACTACAAGTGAAGTGGACATACTTGATGATGGATATCGCTGGCGCAAGTACGGGCAAAAGGTTGTTAAAGGGAATCCAAATCCAAG GAGTTACTACAAGTGCACAAGTGCTGGCTGCAATGTCAGGAAGCACGTTGAGAGGGCCTCACATGACCTGAAGTCTGTGATTACCACCTACGAAGGGAAGCACAACCACGATGTTCCTGCAGCTCGCAACAGTAGTCATGTTAATTCAGGGGCCTCCAACACCCTTCCAGCTCCAGTAACTGCTCCTCCTGCTCAAAGCCATTTACATAGGCCCGAGCCTGCACAACTTCAGAATGCCATGGCACGTTTTGACAGGCAACCTTCACTCGGCTCATTTGGACCTACCCCAGGATATAGCTATGGAATTAACCAGCAAGGCCTAGCCAGTCTAGCAATGGCTGGATTTCACCCTAACCAAAGCAAATCGCAACAGCAGATTCCTGTTCATTCATATCTGGGACAGCCACGACCCATGCATGATGGGGGATTTATGTTTCCAAAGGAAGAACCCAAGGCGGAACCTATGTCAGATCCTGGATTAGATCTCTCTAATGGCTCATCGATTTATCAGCAATTTATGAGCAGGTTGCCGCTTGGACCTCAGATGTAA
- the LOC107780258 gene encoding putative WRKY transcription factor 2 isoform X3 produces the protein MGGFDDHVAIMGDWMPPSPSPRSFFSSLLGDDIGSRSTFEFPNENQRGNLASEPQEHVGISDGAQADATTVKSDQKMSSRGGLLERMAARAGFNAPKLNTESLRPADLSQNQGVRSPYLTIPPGLSPTSLLESPVFLSNSLVQPSPTTGKFQFASGIESRNSTFMMEDPDKRKENALESINSSSFSFKPVPETAPSLFPGTTSRSWLQVNSSNISQQCFPNIKVSVHSQNSLLSHSVEATQMQTQSEKGLHQSSDFPRFSAEKGVRDSNVTPESRNFQSVGSNMEHSPPLDEPQDEEIDQRVGGDPNVVGAPAEDGYNWRKYGQKQVKGSEYPRSYYKCTHPNCPVKKKVERSHEGHITEIIYKGAHNHPKPPPNRRSALGSTNSLGELQLDGAEQGVSGSNGDLGRANIQKAPDAGGLDWRNNNLDVTSSAHLGSAYCNGSASFPVQNNTQLESGGAVDVSSTFSNDEDEDDRGTHGSVSQGYDGEGDESESKRRKLETYSTDMSGATRAIREPRVVVQTTSEVDILDDGYRWRKYGQKVVKGNPNPRSYYKCTSAGCNVRKHVERASHDLKSVITTYEGKHNHDVPAARNSSHVNSGASNTLPAPVTAPPAQSHLHRPEPAQLQNAMARFDRQPSLGSFGPTPGYSYGINQQGLASLAMAGFHPNQSKSQQQIPVHSYLGQPRPMHDGGFMFPKEEPKAEPMSDPGLDLSNGSSIYQQFMSRLPLGPQM, from the exons ATGGGTGGGTTCGATGACCATGTTGCCATTATGGGAGATTGGATGCCTCCAAGCCCAAGTCCAAGATCATTTTTCTCTTCACTGCTAGGTGATGATATTGGGTCAAGATCAACTTTTGAGTTCCCAAATGAGAATCAACGTGGAAACTTAGCTTCTGAGCCTCAAGAGCATGTTGGCATTTCTGATGGAGCACAAGCTGATGCAACGACAGTGAAGTCTGACCAGAAAATGAGCTCTCGCGGAGGACTCTTGGAAAGAATGGCAGCTAGAGCTGGTTTTAACGCCCCAAAACTGAACACGGAGAGCCTTAGACCTGCTGATCTGTCGCAGAATCAGGGCGTTCGTTCTCCTTATTTAACTATTCCTCCTGGTCTTAGTCCAACATCTCTGCTGGAGTCTCCTGTTTTCCTCTCAAATTCACTG GTGCAACCATCTCCAACAACTGGAAAATTTCAATTCGCCTCAGGCATCGAGAGTAGAAACTCGACATTTATGATGGAGGATCCTGATAAGAGGAAAGAGAATGCTTTAGAGAGTATCAATTCATCGTCCTTTTCTTTTAAGCCAGTTCCAGAGACTGCTCCATCTCTGTTTCCTGGCACGACCAGCAGA TCTTGGTTGCAGGTGAACTCGTCCAATATTTCTCAGCAATGCTTTCCAAACATTAAGGTTTCAGTTCATTCGCAGAACTCTCTTCTATCTCACTCTGTGGAAGCTACACAAATGCAGACTCAGAGCGAGAAGGGACTTCATCAATCATCTGATTTCCCTAGATTTTCTGCTGAGAAGGGTGTCAGGGATAGTAATGTCACACCAGAGTCAAGGAACTTTCAATCAGTTGGTAGTAATATGGAGCATTCTCCACCTCTTGATGAGCCACAAGATGAGGAAATTGATCAAAGAGTGGGTGGAGATCCAAATGTTGTTGGTGCCCCAGCTGAGGATGGTTATAATTGGAGAAAATACGGGCAGAAACAAGTTAAAGGGAGCGAGTATCCTCGGAGTTATTATAAGTGCACGCATCCAAATTGTCCGGTCAAGAAGAAAGTGGAGCGATCTCACGAGGGTCATATTACCGAGATTATATACAAGGGAGCCCACAATCACCCAAAACCGCCGCCCAACCGTAGATCAGCCCTTGGATCCACAAATTCACTCGGTGAACTACAGCTAGACGGTGCAGAGCAAGGTGTAAGTGGTTCTAATGGTGATCTGGGTCGGGCAAACATTCAGAAAGCACCTGATGCTGGAGGTCTTGATTGGAGGAACAACAACCTTGACGTAACGTCGTCAGCACACTTGGGCTCTGCATACTGCAATGGATCAGCCTCTTTTCctgttcaaaataacacccagtTGGAATCAGGGGGTGCAGTAGATGTGTCGTCGACTTTTTCaaatgatgaagatgaagatgatcgTGGGACTCATGGAAGTGTATCACAAGGTTATGACGGTGAAGGAGATGAGTCAGAGTCAAAAAGAAG GAAGCTCGAGACTTACTCTACAGATATGAGTGGTGCCACTAGAGCCATCAGGGAGCCAAGGGTTGTGGTGCAAACTACAAGTGAAGTGGACATACTTGATGATGGATATCGCTGGCGCAAGTACGGGCAAAAGGTTGTTAAAGGGAATCCAAATCCAAG GAGTTACTACAAGTGCACAAGTGCTGGCTGCAATGTCAGGAAGCACGTTGAGAGGGCCTCACATGACCTGAAGTCTGTGATTACCACCTACGAAGGGAAGCACAACCACGATGTTCCTGCAGCTCGCAACAGTAGTCATGTTAATTCAGGGGCCTCCAACACCCTTCCAGCTCCAGTAACTGCTCCTCCTGCTCAAAGCCATTTACATAGGCCCGAGCCTGCACAACTTCAGAATGCCATGGCACGTTTTGACAGGCAACCTTCACTCGGCTCATTTGGACCTACCCCAGGATATAGCTATGGAATTAACCAGCAAGGCCTAGCCAGTCTAGCAATGGCTGGATTTCACCCTAACCAAAGCAAATCGCAACAGCAGATTCCTGTTCATTCATATCTGGGACAGCCACGACCCATGCATGATGGGGGATTTATGTTTCCAAAGGAAGAACCCAAGGCGGAACCTATGTCAGATCCTGGATTAGATCTCTCTAATGGCTCATCGATTTATCAGCAATTTATGAGCAGGTTGCCGCTTGGACCTCAGATGTAA
- the LOC107780258 gene encoding putative WRKY transcription factor 2 isoform X2: MLYVQCPQLMGGFDDHVAIMGDWMPPSPSPRSFFSSLLGDDIGSRSTFEFPNENQRGNLASEPQEHVGISDGAQADATTVKSDQKMSSRGGLLERMAARAGFNAPKLNTESLRPADLSQNQGVRSPYLTIPPGLSPTSLLESPVFLSNSLVQPSPTTGKFQFASGIESRNSTFMMEDPDKRKENALESINSSSFSFKPVPETAPSLFPGTTSRVNSSNISQQCFPNIKVSVHSQNSLLSHSVEATQMQTQSEKGLHQSSDFPRFSAEKGVRDSNVTPESRNFQSVGSNMEHSPPLDEPQDEEIDQRVGGDPNVVGAPAEDGYNWRKYGQKQVKGSEYPRSYYKCTHPNCPVKKKVERSHEGHITEIIYKGAHNHPKPPPNRRSALGSTNSLGELQLDGAEQGVSGSNGDLGRANIQKAPDAGGLDWRNNNLDVTSSAHLGSAYCNGSASFPVQNNTQLESGGAVDVSSTFSNDEDEDDRGTHGSVSQGYDGEGDESESKRRKLETYSTDMSGATRAIREPRVVVQTTSEVDILDDGYRWRKYGQKVVKGNPNPRSYYKCTSAGCNVRKHVERASHDLKSVITTYEGKHNHDVPAARNSSHVNSGASNTLPAPVTAPPAQSHLHRPEPAQLQNAMARFDRQPSLGSFGPTPGYSYGINQQGLASLAMAGFHPNQSKSQQQIPVHSYLGQPRPMHDGGFMFPKEEPKAEPMSDPGLDLSNGSSIYQQFMSRLPLGPQM; this comes from the exons ATGTTATATGTTCAG TGCCCGCAATTGATGGGTGGGTTCGATGACCATGTTGCCATTATGGGAGATTGGATGCCTCCAAGCCCAAGTCCAAGATCATTTTTCTCTTCACTGCTAGGTGATGATATTGGGTCAAGATCAACTTTTGAGTTCCCAAATGAGAATCAACGTGGAAACTTAGCTTCTGAGCCTCAAGAGCATGTTGGCATTTCTGATGGAGCACAAGCTGATGCAACGACAGTGAAGTCTGACCAGAAAATGAGCTCTCGCGGAGGACTCTTGGAAAGAATGGCAGCTAGAGCTGGTTTTAACGCCCCAAAACTGAACACGGAGAGCCTTAGACCTGCTGATCTGTCGCAGAATCAGGGCGTTCGTTCTCCTTATTTAACTATTCCTCCTGGTCTTAGTCCAACATCTCTGCTGGAGTCTCCTGTTTTCCTCTCAAATTCACTG GTGCAACCATCTCCAACAACTGGAAAATTTCAATTCGCCTCAGGCATCGAGAGTAGAAACTCGACATTTATGATGGAGGATCCTGATAAGAGGAAAGAGAATGCTTTAGAGAGTATCAATTCATCGTCCTTTTCTTTTAAGCCAGTTCCAGAGACTGCTCCATCTCTGTTTCCTGGCACGACCAGCAGA GTGAACTCGTCCAATATTTCTCAGCAATGCTTTCCAAACATTAAGGTTTCAGTTCATTCGCAGAACTCTCTTCTATCTCACTCTGTGGAAGCTACACAAATGCAGACTCAGAGCGAGAAGGGACTTCATCAATCATCTGATTTCCCTAGATTTTCTGCTGAGAAGGGTGTCAGGGATAGTAATGTCACACCAGAGTCAAGGAACTTTCAATCAGTTGGTAGTAATATGGAGCATTCTCCACCTCTTGATGAGCCACAAGATGAGGAAATTGATCAAAGAGTGGGTGGAGATCCAAATGTTGTTGGTGCCCCAGCTGAGGATGGTTATAATTGGAGAAAATACGGGCAGAAACAAGTTAAAGGGAGCGAGTATCCTCGGAGTTATTATAAGTGCACGCATCCAAATTGTCCGGTCAAGAAGAAAGTGGAGCGATCTCACGAGGGTCATATTACCGAGATTATATACAAGGGAGCCCACAATCACCCAAAACCGCCGCCCAACCGTAGATCAGCCCTTGGATCCACAAATTCACTCGGTGAACTACAGCTAGACGGTGCAGAGCAAGGTGTAAGTGGTTCTAATGGTGATCTGGGTCGGGCAAACATTCAGAAAGCACCTGATGCTGGAGGTCTTGATTGGAGGAACAACAACCTTGACGTAACGTCGTCAGCACACTTGGGCTCTGCATACTGCAATGGATCAGCCTCTTTTCctgttcaaaataacacccagtTGGAATCAGGGGGTGCAGTAGATGTGTCGTCGACTTTTTCaaatgatgaagatgaagatgatcgTGGGACTCATGGAAGTGTATCACAAGGTTATGACGGTGAAGGAGATGAGTCAGAGTCAAAAAGAAG GAAGCTCGAGACTTACTCTACAGATATGAGTGGTGCCACTAGAGCCATCAGGGAGCCAAGGGTTGTGGTGCAAACTACAAGTGAAGTGGACATACTTGATGATGGATATCGCTGGCGCAAGTACGGGCAAAAGGTTGTTAAAGGGAATCCAAATCCAAG GAGTTACTACAAGTGCACAAGTGCTGGCTGCAATGTCAGGAAGCACGTTGAGAGGGCCTCACATGACCTGAAGTCTGTGATTACCACCTACGAAGGGAAGCACAACCACGATGTTCCTGCAGCTCGCAACAGTAGTCATGTTAATTCAGGGGCCTCCAACACCCTTCCAGCTCCAGTAACTGCTCCTCCTGCTCAAAGCCATTTACATAGGCCCGAGCCTGCACAACTTCAGAATGCCATGGCACGTTTTGACAGGCAACCTTCACTCGGCTCATTTGGACCTACCCCAGGATATAGCTATGGAATTAACCAGCAAGGCCTAGCCAGTCTAGCAATGGCTGGATTTCACCCTAACCAAAGCAAATCGCAACAGCAGATTCCTGTTCATTCATATCTGGGACAGCCACGACCCATGCATGATGGGGGATTTATGTTTCCAAAGGAAGAACCCAAGGCGGAACCTATGTCAGATCCTGGATTAGATCTCTCTAATGGCTCATCGATTTATCAGCAATTTATGAGCAGGTTGCCGCTTGGACCTCAGATGTAA
- the LOC107780258 gene encoding putative WRKY transcription factor 2 isoform X1, whose protein sequence is MLYVQCPQLMGGFDDHVAIMGDWMPPSPSPRSFFSSLLGDDIGSRSTFEFPNENQRGNLASEPQEHVGISDGAQADATTVKSDQKMSSRGGLLERMAARAGFNAPKLNTESLRPADLSQNQGVRSPYLTIPPGLSPTSLLESPVFLSNSLVQPSPTTGKFQFASGIESRNSTFMMEDPDKRKENALESINSSSFSFKPVPETAPSLFPGTTSRSWLQVNSSNISQQCFPNIKVSVHSQNSLLSHSVEATQMQTQSEKGLHQSSDFPRFSAEKGVRDSNVTPESRNFQSVGSNMEHSPPLDEPQDEEIDQRVGGDPNVVGAPAEDGYNWRKYGQKQVKGSEYPRSYYKCTHPNCPVKKKVERSHEGHITEIIYKGAHNHPKPPPNRRSALGSTNSLGELQLDGAEQGVSGSNGDLGRANIQKAPDAGGLDWRNNNLDVTSSAHLGSAYCNGSASFPVQNNTQLESGGAVDVSSTFSNDEDEDDRGTHGSVSQGYDGEGDESESKRRKLETYSTDMSGATRAIREPRVVVQTTSEVDILDDGYRWRKYGQKVVKGNPNPRSYYKCTSAGCNVRKHVERASHDLKSVITTYEGKHNHDVPAARNSSHVNSGASNTLPAPVTAPPAQSHLHRPEPAQLQNAMARFDRQPSLGSFGPTPGYSYGINQQGLASLAMAGFHPNQSKSQQQIPVHSYLGQPRPMHDGGFMFPKEEPKAEPMSDPGLDLSNGSSIYQQFMSRLPLGPQM, encoded by the exons ATGTTATATGTTCAG TGCCCGCAATTGATGGGTGGGTTCGATGACCATGTTGCCATTATGGGAGATTGGATGCCTCCAAGCCCAAGTCCAAGATCATTTTTCTCTTCACTGCTAGGTGATGATATTGGGTCAAGATCAACTTTTGAGTTCCCAAATGAGAATCAACGTGGAAACTTAGCTTCTGAGCCTCAAGAGCATGTTGGCATTTCTGATGGAGCACAAGCTGATGCAACGACAGTGAAGTCTGACCAGAAAATGAGCTCTCGCGGAGGACTCTTGGAAAGAATGGCAGCTAGAGCTGGTTTTAACGCCCCAAAACTGAACACGGAGAGCCTTAGACCTGCTGATCTGTCGCAGAATCAGGGCGTTCGTTCTCCTTATTTAACTATTCCTCCTGGTCTTAGTCCAACATCTCTGCTGGAGTCTCCTGTTTTCCTCTCAAATTCACTG GTGCAACCATCTCCAACAACTGGAAAATTTCAATTCGCCTCAGGCATCGAGAGTAGAAACTCGACATTTATGATGGAGGATCCTGATAAGAGGAAAGAGAATGCTTTAGAGAGTATCAATTCATCGTCCTTTTCTTTTAAGCCAGTTCCAGAGACTGCTCCATCTCTGTTTCCTGGCACGACCAGCAGA TCTTGGTTGCAGGTGAACTCGTCCAATATTTCTCAGCAATGCTTTCCAAACATTAAGGTTTCAGTTCATTCGCAGAACTCTCTTCTATCTCACTCTGTGGAAGCTACACAAATGCAGACTCAGAGCGAGAAGGGACTTCATCAATCATCTGATTTCCCTAGATTTTCTGCTGAGAAGGGTGTCAGGGATAGTAATGTCACACCAGAGTCAAGGAACTTTCAATCAGTTGGTAGTAATATGGAGCATTCTCCACCTCTTGATGAGCCACAAGATGAGGAAATTGATCAAAGAGTGGGTGGAGATCCAAATGTTGTTGGTGCCCCAGCTGAGGATGGTTATAATTGGAGAAAATACGGGCAGAAACAAGTTAAAGGGAGCGAGTATCCTCGGAGTTATTATAAGTGCACGCATCCAAATTGTCCGGTCAAGAAGAAAGTGGAGCGATCTCACGAGGGTCATATTACCGAGATTATATACAAGGGAGCCCACAATCACCCAAAACCGCCGCCCAACCGTAGATCAGCCCTTGGATCCACAAATTCACTCGGTGAACTACAGCTAGACGGTGCAGAGCAAGGTGTAAGTGGTTCTAATGGTGATCTGGGTCGGGCAAACATTCAGAAAGCACCTGATGCTGGAGGTCTTGATTGGAGGAACAACAACCTTGACGTAACGTCGTCAGCACACTTGGGCTCTGCATACTGCAATGGATCAGCCTCTTTTCctgttcaaaataacacccagtTGGAATCAGGGGGTGCAGTAGATGTGTCGTCGACTTTTTCaaatgatgaagatgaagatgatcgTGGGACTCATGGAAGTGTATCACAAGGTTATGACGGTGAAGGAGATGAGTCAGAGTCAAAAAGAAG GAAGCTCGAGACTTACTCTACAGATATGAGTGGTGCCACTAGAGCCATCAGGGAGCCAAGGGTTGTGGTGCAAACTACAAGTGAAGTGGACATACTTGATGATGGATATCGCTGGCGCAAGTACGGGCAAAAGGTTGTTAAAGGGAATCCAAATCCAAG GAGTTACTACAAGTGCACAAGTGCTGGCTGCAATGTCAGGAAGCACGTTGAGAGGGCCTCACATGACCTGAAGTCTGTGATTACCACCTACGAAGGGAAGCACAACCACGATGTTCCTGCAGCTCGCAACAGTAGTCATGTTAATTCAGGGGCCTCCAACACCCTTCCAGCTCCAGTAACTGCTCCTCCTGCTCAAAGCCATTTACATAGGCCCGAGCCTGCACAACTTCAGAATGCCATGGCACGTTTTGACAGGCAACCTTCACTCGGCTCATTTGGACCTACCCCAGGATATAGCTATGGAATTAACCAGCAAGGCCTAGCCAGTCTAGCAATGGCTGGATTTCACCCTAACCAAAGCAAATCGCAACAGCAGATTCCTGTTCATTCATATCTGGGACAGCCACGACCCATGCATGATGGGGGATTTATGTTTCCAAAGGAAGAACCCAAGGCGGAACCTATGTCAGATCCTGGATTAGATCTCTCTAATGGCTCATCGATTTATCAGCAATTTATGAGCAGGTTGCCGCTTGGACCTCAGATGTAA